In the genome of Bosea sp. BIWAKO-01, the window AGAGACCGCGATCGCCCAGGCCGACGTGATCCTTTTCATGATCGACGCGCGACTTGGTCTGACGCCTATGGACCAGCCCTTCGCGGATCTGGTCCGTCGTTCAGGAAAGCCCGTGATCCTGCTCGCCAACAAGGCGGAAGGGAACAAGGGCAAGGACGGCACTTTCGAGGCTTATGCGCTCGGCCTCGGCGACCCCGTTCCGTTCTCGGCCGAACATGGCGAAGGCACCGCGGATCTGCTCGAAGCGCTCGTGCCCTTCATTGCTGACGAGCCCGAGGAAGACGAGGACGATCAGGCCTGGGCCGAAGCCCCGGCCGCCGATTTCGACGAAGAGAGCGACCCCAACAAGCCGCTGCGCGTCACCATCATCGGCCGCCCCAATGCCGGCAAGTCGACCCTGGTCAACCGGATGATTGGCGAGGATCGTCTTCTGACAGGTCCGGAAGCCGGTATCACCCGGGACACCATCTCGGTCGACTGGGAGTGGCGCAGCCGCCCAGTCAAGCTGTTCGACACGGCCGGCATGCGCAAGCGCGCCCGCATCGAGGAGAAGCTCGAAAAGCTCTCGGTCGCCGATGCGCTTCGGGCCATTCGGTTCGCCGAAGTCGTCGTCGTCCTGCTCGATTCGACCATTCCGTTCGAGAAGCAGGACCTTACGCTGGTCGACTTGACCGAGCGCGAAGGCCGATCGGTCGTCATCGGCCTGAACAAATGGGATCTCGTTGCCGACAAGCAGGGCCTGCTGGCCGAGCTCAAGGAGAAGGCGAACCATTTGCTGGCACAGGTGCGCGGCGTGCAGATCGTTCCGCTGTCAGGCCTGGCCGGCGAGGGCATCGACCGCCTGATGCAGGCGGTTTTCGCCAGCTATGACGTCTGGAACCGCCGCGTCTCTACGGCGCGGATCAACCGCTGGCTCGAAGGCGTGCTTTCGGCTCATCCGCCTCCGGCCGTCGCCGGGCGCCGCATCAAGATTCGCTACATGACACAGGCCAAGGCGCGTCCGCCAACGTTCGCGCTGTTCGGCAACCAGCTCGACCATTTGCCGGTGTCCTATACGCGCTATCTCGTCAACAATCTGCGCGAGGCATTCGAGCTGCCGGGTACGCCGATCCGGTTGCATACGCGCGGCGGCGACAACCCCTACGATCGAAACAAGCGCAAGTGAAAGTCACGGTCGTCGGCGCGGGCATTGGCGGCCTCGCCACGGCCTGGTCCCTCAGCGGGCGTGGCCATGAGGTAACGCTGCTCGAGCAGGCGCCGGTGATTCCCAATCCCTACGCCGCCTCGGGCGACCAGCATCGCATCATCCGTCGCGCCTATGGCAGTGCCGACGGTTATGCCCGCACCATCCCGGAAGCCTTCGCGGCATGGGATGAGATGTGGGTTGATCTTGGCCGGTCCCACCTCGCCAATTGCGGCGTTCTCGGCGTGTCCCTGCTGGAGGGCGACGAGGGCGAACAGTATCGCGAAGGGCTCGACCGGACAGCGGCGCCCTATACGCTGCATAAGCCAGCCGAGGCGGCGATTCGCTGGCCCTTTCTCGATGCGGCAACCCTGCGCTACGCCTATTTCAGCGCCGATGGCGGCGCGCTTTTCCCGGCGCGGATTACGGCGGACCTGCTGAGGCTGCTGGCGGAACGCGGCGTTGCGATTCGGGCGGGCACACGCGTTTCTTCCGTCGAGGCGAATGCTGGCCTCGTCATCCTTGAAGATGGGACCCGGATTGCGTCCGACCAGATCGTGGTGACGGCTGGAGCATGGGTGCTGCGCCTGTTCCCGGAGCTCGGCGATGCCCTGAAGACCTACCGCACAGCCGTTGTCTATCTCGACCCGCCCGTGGATCTTCGCGACGCCTGGCAGCGCGCACCCGCCATGGTCAGTGTCGGCGGTGACAACCACGGCTATATTCTGCCGCCGGTGGACGGAACCGAGCTGAAGTTGGGCGCGGGAATCCATCGCCGCCCGAAAGAGCCCGACGAGGAGCGCGAGCCTCGTCCCGGGGAAGGCGAGCAGATCCGGGACTATTTCGCCCCGCCGCTGGCCCGGCTCAACGAGTATCGCGTCAAGCGGACCGCGACCTGCGCCTATACTTTCACTGGGGATGGCACGTTCCTCGCCCGCCGGATCGGCAAGGCGCTCGTGGTCTCCGCCTGTTCGGGGCACGGCTACAAGTTTGGCGCCGCGGTCGGTCGGCGTGTCGCGACTGCTCTGGAGAGCGGAGACGACGCCGGATTGTTTCGCTGGCTACGAGCGGAATAGGCGAAATGGAAGGGCGGATGCTCGAGACGGTCAGCGCCCTGTTCGTCAACCCGGAGAGCAAGGTCCTGCTCGGTTTACGAGCGTCCTGGAAGCGGGCATGGGCCGATCACTGGGACGCGATAGGTGGCAGGGTCGAAGCAGGTGAGAGCCTGCAGGAGGCACTTCTGCGCGAATGTCGTGAGGAGGTCGGCCTCCATCCCGAGCGCTATCAGCTGGTGCTGTCGGAGCCGGAGCGCTTTCCGGAGCGAAATGGCGAGGCATTGCACCACATCTACGTCGTGCATGCCTGGGAGGGTGGGGAGGCAGCCAATCTCTGCGACGAGCATGTCGAGATACGCTGGTTTGCGCTCGACGAGATGGCGGCGCTGCCAAACCTGACCATCCCTGATCTGATCACGCTCGTGCGGGCGTCGTCGGACCGCGGAGCGTAATCGCCCCGCGAACTAAGCTGGCATCTGCGGGCTCAGCACCTTGCCCTGCGGAAAATCAAAAATCTTGCCCGTCTCTGCCCAGTCGGGCGAGGCCAGGCGTACGAGATGCGGAGCGAGTTCTTCCGGGGTCTTCAGCGTCAGCGGATCCTCGCCCGGCATCGCTTCCTCACGCATGCGGGTCCGCAGGGGGCCGGGATTGACGATCATCACCTTGAGCGGGGTTGTCACGGTCTCGGCCGCATAGGTGCGCGCCATGGCCTCGACGGCCGCCTTCGAGATCGAGTACGGGCCCCAATAGGCCACGCACTTATGCGCCGCGCCTGACGACATCACGATGACCCGGCCTGCATCCGAGGCCTGCAGCGCCGGCTCGACCGATTTGATCAGGCGCCAGTTGGCCGTGACATTGGTCTCGAACACCTTGGCCCATTCCTTCGGCGAGGCATGGGTGAGCGGGGTCAGGGGGCCGAGGATGCCGGCATTGGCGAGCAGGATGTCGAGTTTGCCCCAACGCTGCAGCAGCGCGGGCCCAAGCTTCTCGATCGCGGCCGCGTCGCTGAGGTCGACAGGGACCAGCGTCGTGCTGCCGCCGATACCCTGAATCTCGTCATCGAGCTCTTCAAGCGCGCCCGAGGTACGCGCCAGGGCAACGACATGGGCGCCGGCATGGGCAAAGGCGAGGGCTGCGGCGCGGCCAATACCGCGCGACGCGCCAGTGACGAGCGCGATGCGCCCTGCGAGAGGCTTGGTCATCATGGACTCTTGTGATCAGCCGGCTTCGGCCAGGAGGGACAATTCCTGCTTGGCGCTCTCGCCGATGACGTCGGTCAGCGAGGTCGGGTAGTCGCCGGTGAAGCAATGGTCGGTGAATTGCGGCCGGGCGGGATCGCGCCGCTCATGCCCCATGGCGCGGTAAAGACCGTCGACCGAGAGAAAGGCGAGCGAATCTGCGCCGACGAACTGGCGCATCTCCTCAAGCGTATGCGTTGCCGCCAGCAGCTTCTCGCGGTCGGGCGTGTCGATGCCGTAATAGTCGGGGTGGGTGATCGGCGGCGACGAAATGCGGAAATGCACCTCGCGCGCACCGGCCTCGCGCATCATCTTGACGATCTTGAACGAGGTCGTGCCGCGCACGATCGAGTCATCGACCAGAACGATGCTCTTGCCCTCGACCACGCTGCGATTGGCCGAGTGCTTCAGGCGCACGCCGAGTTCGCGGACCTTCTGGGTCGGTTCGATGAAGGTGCGCCCGACATAGTGGTTGCGGATGATGCCGAGTTCGAAGGGAACACCGCTCGCCTGGGCAAAGCCCAGCGCCGCCGGTACGCCAGAATCCGGCACCGGCACGATCACATCGGCATTCGCCGGCGCTTCCAACGCCAGCTGCGCGCCCATGCGCTTGCGCCGTTCATAGATGCTCTGGCCCTTCACGATCGAGTCCGGCCGGGCGAAGTAGATGTATTCGAAGATGCAGGGGCGTTCCGCCACCGGTGGGAAGGGCTTGTGGCTCTCGATACCGTCTTCGGAGATGACGACGACTTCGCCGTTCTCAACCTCACGGACGAACTTGGCGCCGATGATGTCGAGCGCGCAGGTCTCGGAGGTCAGGATGGGTGCGCCGTCGAGCTCGCCAAGCACGAGCGGTCGGATTCCCAAGGGATCGCGAGCGCCAATCAGCTTCTTGTTGGTGATGCCGACGAAGGCATAAGCGCCCTCGATTTGGCGGATGGCATCGACAAAACGATCGATGAAGCGGGTCTTGCGGCTTCGGGCGACGAGATGGAGCAGCACCTCGGTGTCGGAGGTGGACTGATAGATCGCACCGTCACGGACGAGGTTGCGGCGCAGCGTCAGTCCGTTCGTGAGGTTGCCGTTATGCGCAACGGCGAAGCCGCCGCCATGCAGTTCGGCGAAGAGCGGCTGGACGTTGCGGAGGATCGTCTCACCCGTCGTCGAATAGCGCACATGGCCGATCGCCTGCGCCCCCTGGAGCTTGTCGATGACCGAGGCTTCCGAGAAGGCATCGCCGACAAGGCCGAGTCGCCGCTCCGAATGGAAGCGCCTGCCGTCGAAGGTGACGATACCCGCCGCTTCCTGGCCGCGATGCTGGAGAGCATGCAGGCCGAGCGCTGTCAGCGCGGCGGCATCGGCATGACCGAAGATGCCGAATACGCCGCATTCCTCGCGCAGCCGGTCGGCATAGGGATCAAAAGCGTCGTGGGTCTCGGGGTGAGACGTCATTACGGGCTCCATACGCTGTAACACGGCTGCGTTACGCTCCAATTACGGACGAGTTTGGGCAGGCGTTGCGGGGCGGGTGCCTTCGATCGTGCGCTGCAGGGCCTGGCGGTCGTTGGCGTTCGGCACTTCGGTGCGGCGCTGCGGGTCGGTGGTCGGGCTCGCCGGCGGGCGCGGCTCCTCTGCCGGCGCTTCGGCGGGCTCTTCGCCGGTCTTGGGCTTCAGCAGCTTCTTGACGAAGTCGGAATTGATGTCCTGCGGCAGCATCGTCAGGAGAGAGCGTCCGGTCTCCTCGAGGATCGGCTTGGCCTTGGCGTCCTTTGCCCAGGTCGGCAGGTTCTTGTCGCCCATCAACGCGGTGAAGAACACGTAGCCGATCACCGCCAGCAGCAGCCCGCGGGCCGCGCCGAAGACAAAGCCGAGTGTCCGGTCGAGCGCGCCGATACGCGAGTCGAGGACGAAATCGGAAATTCGGGCTGTTACGAGCGACACGATGATCAAGGTTACCAGGAACAGGGCCGCGATCACGGCGACCAACGCGATGGTCTGGTTCGGGATATGTTGCTGTGCCAGCGGCAGGAGCTGGGGATGAAACACCCAAGCCACCACGGCCGCCGTCGCCCAGGACGCGATAGCCAACACCTCTCGTGTCAGCCCGCGCACAGCGGCCAGCAACGCCGAGATCAGAACCACGCCGATGACGACGAGATCGAGGATTGTGACAGGCATGCAGGAAGCCGCTTCTCTAGCATCTAGGGGTGGCCCGCAACAAATGGGCTGGCCGCAACGATTTTGCTATACGCGTTCGAAGGGGTTCCGTCACCCTTGGGGGTGGTTCATTTCACATCCCTGCGAGGAGCACGGGCCGCAATGTCGGCCACAAGCTCCGCAACATGCCCGAAACGGCGTAGTCCAAGCCCGCTGCCCTCGCCGAAATCCGCTCCACCCGCGGGGAAGAGCGCCGCCTCGAAGCCGAGCTTGGCTGCCTCGCGCAGGCGGGCGGCCGTGACGGAAACCGGGCGAATCGCCCCCGAGAGGGCAATTTCGCCGAAATAGACGCCTTCGGCTGGAAGGATCGCTCCGGTTAGCGAGGAGATAAGCGAGGCTGCGACCGCGAGGTCGGCGGCCGGCTCATTGACGCGCAGGCCTCCGGCCACGTTGAGATAGACGTCGTGCTGGCCGAGCCTGAGGCCGCCATGGGTTTCGAGAACGGCGAGCACCATGGAGAGACGGCTGTTCTCCCACCCGACGACAGCACGCCGGGGGGTGCCGAGCGAGGTCGGCGAGACCAGTGCCTGGATCTCGACCAGGACCGGCCTCGTGCCTTCGACGCCGGCGAAGACGGCGGCGCCGGGAGCTGCCTGGTCGCGGCCTGCCAGGAAAAGCGCCGATGGATTAGTGACTTCCGACAATCCCTTGCCAGTCATCTCGAAGACGCCGATCTCGTCGGTCGCTCCGAAACGGTTCTTTTGCGCACGCAGGACGCGGAAAGCATGAGCGCCTTCGCCCTCGAAGGAGAGAACGGCGTCGACCATGTGCTCGACCACGCGCGGCCCCGCGATCTGCCCATCCTTGGTGACATGGCCGACGAGGATCAGGCAGGCGCCACTGGTCTTGGCATAGCGGATCAGGGACTGAGCCGAGCCGCGGACCTGCGTCACTGTGCCCGGTGCGCTTTCAACCTCGCCCGACCACATGGTCTGGATCGAATCGATCACGACGAGGGCCGGACGCTGACCCTGATTGAGGGTGGCGACGATGTCCTCGACATTGGTTTCGGCAGCGAGGTCGACCGGCGCATCGGCGAGGCCCATGCGCTCGGCCCGCAGGCGGACCTGCCCGGTCGATTCTTCGCCCGAGACATAGACGACGCGATGGCCGCCATTCGCGAGCGCTGCACAAGCCTGCATCAGCAGGGTCGATTTGCCGATGCCGGGATCGCCGCCGATCAGCAGCACAGAGCCGGGCACGAAGCCGCCACCGGTGACGCGGTCGAGCTCACCGATGCCGGCGACAATGCGGGGAGCATCCTGTGTCTCGCCCCTGAGCGTCTCGAGCGCAAAGACACGGCCCCGCGCGCGGCCGTTCGACGAGCCGCGTCCGCCCGGCACCGGCGCAGCCTGCGCTTCCTCGCTGAGCGACGACCATGTGCCGCAGGCGTCGCATTTGCCCTGCCAGCGATGATAGACCGCTCCGCAGGCTTGGCAGGTATAGGTCGGGCCGCGTTTCGCCATTCGGCACTAGAGCCCGACATAGCGGCGCGCATAGCGCCCGCCGAGGCCGGTCAGGATCTCGTAGCCGATGGTCTTGGCTCCAGCGCCCACCGTCTCGATGTCGAGCGGCCCGCCGATCAGCGTCACCGGCGCGCCCCGCACGGCGGCATCCTTAGGCGCTTCCGTGACATCGATGATGATCAGGTCCATCGAAACCGTGCCGACGAAGGGGCAGGTAACGCCGCCAACGATCGCCGAACCGCCGGTGCTGCTATCCGTCCAGCTCGCATTCCGCGGGTAGCCGTCAGCATAGCCGAGGCAGATCGTGGCGAGCTTGCGCGGCCCCGGTGCGGTCCAGCGGCCGTTATAGCCCACTTGCGTGCCGGCCTTGACGTCGCGCAGTTGGAGAATGCGTGCCTCCAGCCCGATGACAGGCTGCATCGGGTTGGGCTGGTTCGGCGTCGGGTTGCCGCCATAGAGCGCGTAGCCCGGTCGGGTGAGCTGATAGGACGGGACATCCTTGAGGAAATGACCCGAAGAGTTCTTCAGCGAGGCGGGAATACCGGGAAAGGCGGCCGCAATATCGGCGAAGGCTGCGGCCTGTCGCGCGTTGGCCGGATCGGCTTCATCCTCGGATGAGGCGAAATGCGACATCACAAGACCGATGCCTGCGGCCGTGATCGTGCCTGAGCGCTCACGCGCGAGGTTCAAGCCTTCGCCAGCCCAGAGCCCGAGCCGGTTCATCGCGGTGTCTACATGCAGGGCTGCCGGCCTGACTGCGGCTCCGCCTTGGCGGAATGCGGCCCACTCGAGCAGTTCTTCATGCGAGCCGAGCACCGGTGACAAGCCGTGCTGGGCGAAGTGGCCGCAGGTTTCCGGCAAGAGGCCGTTCAGCACATAGATCGTCGCGTCCGGGGCCACGGCTCGCGCCCGAACGCCCTCGGACAGATGGGCGACGAAGAAGGTGCGGCAGCCGGCCTTGGCGAGGGCTGTCACCGCTGGCTCGATGCCGATGCCATAAGCGTCGGCCTTGACCACGGCGCTGGCCTCCGCCCCGCTGGCACGCTGTCTGAGCGCACGCCAGTTCGCGACCAGCGCCCCGAGATCGATCGTCAGTGTCGCGCCGGCCATGCTGGAATCCGGGGTATCGAAGGCGGTCATATCTGTTCCGGCAAATGGGCTTCTTCGGCGCGGTCGGAGAAGCGTGTGACGTCGGCATCGAACTGCAGGGCGATGGTGCCGGTCGGGCCGTGGCGCTGCTTGCCGATGATCAACTCGGCGAGGCCGTGGGCCACCTCCATTTCGTTGAGCCAGGTCGCATGCTCCGGCGTGCCGGCCCGCGGTTCCTTGCCCTTGAGGTAATATTCCTCGCGATAGACGAACATCACGACGTCGGCGTCCTGCTCGATCGAGCCGGATTCGCGCAGGTCCGAGAGCTGGGGCCGCTTGTCGTCGCGGTTCTCGACCTGGCGCGAGAGCTGCGAGAGCGCGATGATCGGAACCGAGAGTTCCTTGGCCAGCGCTTTCAGGCTGGTCGTGATCTCGGTCAATTCCTGCACGCGGTTCTCGCCCTTCTTGGCCGACCCCGAGAGCAGCTGG includes:
- the der gene encoding ribosome biogenesis GTPase Der yields the protein MTATVAIIGRPNVGKSTLFNRLVGKKLALVDDRPGVTRDRREGDASLGHLRFRIIDTAGLEEADKDSLAGRMRAQTETAIAQADVILFMIDARLGLTPMDQPFADLVRRSGKPVILLANKAEGNKGKDGTFEAYALGLGDPVPFSAEHGEGTADLLEALVPFIADEPEEDEDDQAWAEAPAADFDEESDPNKPLRVTIIGRPNAGKSTLVNRMIGEDRLLTGPEAGITRDTISVDWEWRSRPVKLFDTAGMRKRARIEEKLEKLSVADALRAIRFAEVVVVLLDSTIPFEKQDLTLVDLTEREGRSVVIGLNKWDLVADKQGLLAELKEKANHLLAQVRGVQIVPLSGLAGEGIDRLMQAVFASYDVWNRRVSTARINRWLEGVLSAHPPPAVAGRRIKIRYMTQAKARPPTFALFGNQLDHLPVSYTRYLVNNLREAFELPGTPIRLHTRGGDNPYDRNKRK
- a CDS encoding FAD-binding oxidoreductase codes for the protein MKVTVVGAGIGGLATAWSLSGRGHEVTLLEQAPVIPNPYAASGDQHRIIRRAYGSADGYARTIPEAFAAWDEMWVDLGRSHLANCGVLGVSLLEGDEGEQYREGLDRTAAPYTLHKPAEAAIRWPFLDAATLRYAYFSADGGALFPARITADLLRLLAERGVAIRAGTRVSSVEANAGLVILEDGTRIASDQIVVTAGAWVLRLFPELGDALKTYRTAVVYLDPPVDLRDAWQRAPAMVSVGGDNHGYILPPVDGTELKLGAGIHRRPKEPDEEREPRPGEGEQIRDYFAPPLARLNEYRVKRTATCAYTFTGDGTFLARRIGKALVVSACSGHGYKFGAAVGRRVATALESGDDAGLFRWLRAE
- a CDS encoding NUDIX hydrolase; this translates as MLETVSALFVNPESKVLLGLRASWKRAWADHWDAIGGRVEAGESLQEALLRECREEVGLHPERYQLVLSEPERFPERNGEALHHIYVVHAWEGGEAANLCDEHVEIRWFALDEMAALPNLTIPDLITLVRASSDRGA
- a CDS encoding SDR family NAD(P)-dependent oxidoreductase — protein: MMTKPLAGRIALVTGASRGIGRAAALAFAHAGAHVVALARTSGALEELDDEIQGIGGSTTLVPVDLSDAAAIEKLGPALLQRWGKLDILLANAGILGPLTPLTHASPKEWAKVFETNVTANWRLIKSVEPALQASDAGRVIVMSSGAAHKCVAYWGPYSISKAAVEAMARTYAAETVTTPLKVMIVNPGPLRTRMREEAMPGEDPLTLKTPEELAPHLVRLASPDWAETGKIFDFPQGKVLSPQMPA
- the purF gene encoding amidophosphoribosyltransferase gives rise to the protein MTSHPETHDAFDPYADRLREECGVFGIFGHADAAALTALGLHALQHRGQEAAGIVTFDGRRFHSERRLGLVGDAFSEASVIDKLQGAQAIGHVRYSTTGETILRNVQPLFAELHGGGFAVAHNGNLTNGLTLRRNLVRDGAIYQSTSDTEVLLHLVARSRKTRFIDRFVDAIRQIEGAYAFVGITNKKLIGARDPLGIRPLVLGELDGAPILTSETCALDIIGAKFVREVENGEVVVISEDGIESHKPFPPVAERPCIFEYIYFARPDSIVKGQSIYERRKRMGAQLALEAPANADVIVPVPDSGVPAALGFAQASGVPFELGIIRNHYVGRTFIEPTQKVRELGVRLKHSANRSVVEGKSIVLVDDSIVRGTTSFKIVKMMREAGAREVHFRISSPPITHPDYYGIDTPDREKLLAATHTLEEMRQFVGADSLAFLSVDGLYRAMGHERRDPARPQFTDHCFTGDYPTSLTDVIGESAKQELSLLAEAG
- a CDS encoding CvpA family protein gives rise to the protein MPVTILDLVVIGVVLISALLAAVRGLTREVLAIASWATAAVVAWVFHPQLLPLAQQHIPNQTIALVAVIAALFLVTLIIVSLVTARISDFVLDSRIGALDRTLGFVFGAARGLLLAVIGYVFFTALMGDKNLPTWAKDAKAKPILEETGRSLLTMLPQDINSDFVKKLLKPKTGEEPAEAPAEEPRPPASPTTDPQRRTEVPNANDRQALQRTIEGTRPATPAQTRP
- the radA gene encoding DNA repair protein RadA, producing MAKRGPTYTCQACGAVYHRWQGKCDACGTWSSLSEEAQAAPVPGGRGSSNGRARGRVFALETLRGETQDAPRIVAGIGELDRVTGGGFVPGSVLLIGGDPGIGKSTLLMQACAALANGGHRVVYVSGEESTGQVRLRAERMGLADAPVDLAAETNVEDIVATLNQGQRPALVVIDSIQTMWSGEVESAPGTVTQVRGSAQSLIRYAKTSGACLILVGHVTKDGQIAGPRVVEHMVDAVLSFEGEGAHAFRVLRAQKNRFGATDEIGVFEMTGKGLSEVTNPSALFLAGRDQAAPGAAVFAGVEGTRPVLVEIQALVSPTSLGTPRRAVVGWENSRLSMVLAVLETHGGLRLGQHDVYLNVAGGLRVNEPAADLAVAASLISSLTGAILPAEGVYFGEIALSGAIRPVSVTAARLREAAKLGFEAALFPAGGADFGEGSGLGLRRFGHVAELVADIAARAPRRDVK
- the alr gene encoding alanine racemase, with the protein product MTAFDTPDSSMAGATLTIDLGALVANWRALRQRASGAEASAVVKADAYGIGIEPAVTALAKAGCRTFFVAHLSEGVRARAVAPDATIYVLNGLLPETCGHFAQHGLSPVLGSHEELLEWAAFRQGGAAVRPAALHVDTAMNRLGLWAGEGLNLARERSGTITAAGIGLVMSHFASSEDEADPANARQAAAFADIAAAFPGIPASLKNSSGHFLKDVPSYQLTRPGYALYGGNPTPNQPNPMQPVIGLEARILQLRDVKAGTQVGYNGRWTAPGPRKLATICLGYADGYPRNASWTDSSTGGSAIVGGVTCPFVGTVSMDLIIIDVTEAPKDAAVRGAPVTLIGGPLDIETVGAGAKTIGYEILTGLGGRYARRYVGL